A single genomic interval of Streptococcus oralis subsp. dentisani harbors:
- the carB gene encoding carbamoyl-phosphate synthase large subunit gives MPKRTDIQKIMVIGSGPIIIGQAAEFDYAGTQACLSLKEEGYEVVLVNSNPATIMTDKEIADKVYIEPITLEFVTRILRKERPDALLPTLGGQTGLNMAMELSKNGILDELGVELLGTKLSAIDQAEDRDLFKQLMEELEQPIPESEIVNTVEEAVSFAASIGYPVIVRPAFTLGGTGGGMCANEEELREIAENGLKLSPVTQCLIERSIAGFKEIEYEVMRDSADNALVVCNMENFDPVGIHTGDSIVFAPAQTMSDYENQMLRDASLSIIRALKIEGGCNVQLALDPHSFKYYVIEVNPRVSRSSALASKATGYPIAKLAAKIAVGLTLDEVINPVTGSTYAMFEPALDYVVAKIPRFPFDKFEKGERRLGTQMKATGEVMAIGRNIEESLLKACRSLEIGVHHNEMPELAAVSDDALIEKVVKAQDDRLFYVSEAIRRGYTPEEIAELTKIDIFYLDKLLHIFEIEQELGAHPQDVEVLKTAKLNGFSDRKIAELWETTVDQVRQLRLENKIVPVYKMVDTCAAEFESETPYFYSTYGWENESIKSDKESVLVLGSGPIRIGQGVEFDYATVHSVKAIQAAGYEAIIMNSNPETVSTDFSVSDKLYFEPLTFEDVMNVIDLEQPKGVIVQFGGQTAINLAEPLAKAGVTILGTQVADLDRAEDRDLFEQALKDLDIPQPPGQTATNEEEAVLAARKIGFPVLVRPSYVLGGRAMEIVENEEDLRSYMRTAVKASPDHPVLVDSYIVGQECEVDAISDGENVLIPGIMEHIERAGVHSGDSMAVYPPQTLSQKVQETIADYTKRLAIGLNCLGMMNIQFVIKDEKVYVIEVNPRASRTVPFLSKVTNIPMAQVATKLILGQSLEELGYQDGLYLESTRVHIKAPVFSFTKLAKVDSLLGPEMKSTGEVMGSDTTLEKALYKAFEASYLHLPTFGNVVFTIADDAKDEALDLARRFQNIGYGILATEGTAAFFASHGLHAQPVGKIGDDEKDIPSYVRKGKIQAIINTVGTKRTADEDGEQIRRSAIEHGVPLFTALDTADAMLKVLESRSFVTEAI, from the coding sequence ATGCCTAAACGTACTGATATTCAAAAAATTATGGTGATTGGTTCTGGTCCGATTATTATTGGTCAAGCTGCTGAGTTTGACTATGCTGGGACTCAGGCCTGCTTGTCGTTGAAAGAGGAAGGCTATGAGGTTGTTTTGGTGAACTCAAACCCTGCAACCATCATGACGGATAAGGAGATTGCGGATAAGGTCTACATCGAACCGATTACACTCGAGTTTGTGACACGTATTCTCCGTAAGGAACGTCCAGATGCTTTGCTTCCAACTCTTGGGGGTCAGACGGGTCTGAACATGGCCATGGAATTGTCTAAAAATGGTATTCTAGATGAGCTTGGTGTCGAACTTCTCGGAACTAAGTTGTCTGCCATTGACCAAGCTGAGGACCGTGACCTCTTTAAACAATTGATGGAAGAGCTTGAGCAACCAATCCCTGAATCTGAAATTGTCAACACAGTGGAAGAAGCTGTTTCCTTTGCGGCATCAATCGGCTACCCAGTTATCGTTCGTCCAGCTTTCACACTTGGTGGTACTGGTGGTGGTATGTGTGCCAACGAGGAAGAATTGCGTGAAATCGCTGAAAATGGGTTGAAACTGTCACCTGTTACCCAATGTTTGATTGAGCGTTCGATTGCAGGTTTCAAGGAAATCGAATACGAAGTCATGCGTGACTCGGCTGACAATGCCCTTGTGGTTTGTAACATGGAAAATTTTGACCCCGTTGGGATTCATACAGGGGATTCCATCGTATTTGCTCCTGCGCAAACCATGTCAGACTATGAAAACCAAATGCTACGTGACGCGAGCTTGAGCATTATCCGCGCCCTCAAGATTGAAGGCGGATGTAACGTTCAGCTAGCACTCGATCCCCACAGCTTCAAATATTATGTCATCGAAGTAAACCCACGTGTGTCTCGTTCATCAGCCCTTGCTTCTAAGGCGACAGGTTACCCAATCGCTAAATTGGCTGCCAAAATTGCCGTCGGTTTGACCCTGGATGAGGTTATTAACCCAGTTACAGGTTCAACCTACGCTATGTTTGAACCAGCCCTTGACTACGTCGTTGCTAAGATTCCACGTTTCCCATTTGACAAGTTTGAAAAAGGTGAGCGTCGTCTTGGAACTCAGATGAAAGCAACTGGTGAAGTAATGGCTATCGGTCGTAACATTGAGGAATCTCTTCTAAAAGCCTGTCGCTCACTTGAAATTGGGGTTCACCACAATGAAATGCCTGAACTTGCAGCGGTTTCAGATGATGCTTTGATTGAAAAGGTTGTCAAAGCCCAAGATGACCGTCTCTTCTACGTTTCAGAAGCCATTCGCCGTGGTTACACACCAGAAGAAATTGCTGAATTGACTAAGATTGATATCTTTTATCTAGATAAACTCTTGCACATCTTTGAAATTGAGCAAGAATTGGGTGCCCATCCACAAGATGTAGAAGTCTTGAAAACTGCCAAACTTAATGGTTTCTCAGACCGTAAGATTGCTGAACTTTGGGAAACGACAGTCGATCAAGTTCGCCAACTTCGTTTGGAAAACAAGATTGTCCCAGTATACAAGATGGTCGATACCTGTGCGGCAGAATTTGAATCAGAGACTCCATATTTCTATTCAACCTATGGTTGGGAAAATGAGTCTATCAAGTCTGATAAGGAATCCGTTCTAGTCCTAGGTTCAGGTCCAATCCGTATCGGACAGGGGGTTGAGTTTGACTATGCCACTGTTCACTCTGTTAAGGCTATTCAGGCTGCTGGTTATGAGGCTATCATCATGAACTCAAACCCAGAGACCGTTTCAACGGACTTCTCTGTATCTGATAAGCTCTACTTTGAACCATTAACTTTTGAAGATGTCATGAATGTTATCGACTTGGAGCAACCAAAAGGCGTTATTGTTCAGTTTGGTGGTCAAACAGCTATCAACCTTGCAGAGCCTTTGGCAAAAGCAGGAGTGACCATTCTTGGTACACAAGTTGCTGACCTAGACCGTGCGGAAGACCGCGACCTCTTTGAGCAAGCCCTTAAAGACTTGGATATTCCACAGCCACCAGGACAAACAGCAACCAATGAAGAAGAAGCGGTTCTTGCAGCTCGCAAGATTGGCTTCCCAGTCCTCGTTCGCCCATCTTATGTCTTGGGTGGACGTGCTATGGAAATCGTAGAAAACGAAGAAGACCTTCGTTCTTACATGCGTACAGCTGTTAAGGCAAGCCCAGATCACCCAGTCCTTGTTGATTCATACATCGTTGGGCAAGAATGTGAAGTTGATGCCATCTCAGACGGAGAAAATGTCCTTATCCCTGGTATTATGGAACATATCGAACGTGCTGGTGTCCACTCAGGTGACTCAATGGCCGTTTACCCACCACAAACCTTGTCGCAAAAGGTTCAGGAAACTATCGCAGACTACACTAAACGTCTAGCAATCGGTCTTAACTGTCTCGGAATGATGAACATTCAGTTTGTCATCAAGGATGAAAAAGTCTATGTTATTGAGGTCAATCCACGTGCCAGCCGTACGGTTCCATTCCTTTCTAAGGTAACCAATATTCCTATGGCTCAGGTAGCGACTAAGCTCATTCTTGGGCAAAGTCTTGAAGAACTTGGTTATCAAGATGGACTCTATCTAGAAAGCACTCGCGTTCACATCAAGGCGCCAGTCTTCTCTTTTACCAAACTAGCAAAAGTAGACAGCTTACTAGGTCCTGAGATGAAATCGACAGGGGAAGTCATGGGTTCTGATACAACTCTCGAAAAAGCTCTCTATAAGGCTTTTGAAGCTTCTTACCTGCACTTGCCAACCTTTGGAAATGTTGTCTTCACCATTGCAGATGATGCCAAAGATGAAGCCTTGGACTTGGCTCGTCGTTTCCAAAATATCGGTTACGGTATCCTCGCTACAGAAGGTACTGCAGCCTTCTTTGCTAGTCATGGACTGCATGCCCAGCCTGTTGGTAAGATTGGTGATGATGAGAAGGATATCCCAAGCTATGTCCGTAAAG
- a CDS encoding carbamoyl phosphate synthase small subunit, with amino-acid sequence MKKRLLVLEDGTVFEGKAFGADIDVTGEIVFNTGMTGYQESITDQSYNGQILTFTYPLVGNYGINRDDYESITPTCKGVVVFEEARRASNWRNQMTLDEFLKAKKIPGISGIDTRALTKIIRKHGTMRATLTHVGDTMDHIIDQLQATVLPTDNIKQVSTKTAYPAPGVGLSVVLVDFGLKHSILRELSKRNCNVTVVPYTTTAEEILHLHPDGVMLSNGPGNPEDVPQALDMIRGVQGKIPIFGICMGHQLFAMANGAKTYKMKFGHRGFNHAVREIATGRVDFTSQNHGYAVSREDLPEHLIITHEEINDKSVEGVRHRYQPGFSVQFHPDAAPGPHDASYLFDEFIEMMESFKSANR; translated from the coding sequence ATGAAAAAACGACTTCTAGTATTAGAAGATGGTACAGTATTTGAAGGCAAGGCCTTCGGAGCAGATATTGACGTAACGGGGGAAATCGTCTTTAATACAGGGATGACTGGTTACCAAGAGTCTATAACAGACCAGTCTTACAATGGACAAATCTTAACCTTTACCTACCCTTTGGTGGGAAATTATGGAATTAACCGTGACGACTACGAGTCAATCACTCCTACCTGTAAGGGAGTAGTAGTTTTTGAAGAAGCGCGTAGAGCCAGCAACTGGCGCAATCAAATGACCTTGGATGAATTCTTGAAAGCGAAGAAAATCCCAGGTATCTCAGGAATTGATACCCGGGCTTTGACAAAAATTATCCGTAAGCATGGTACCATGCGTGCAACCCTTACGCATGTTGGTGATACGATGGACCATATCATAGACCAGCTCCAAGCGACAGTTCTACCGACAGATAATATCAAGCAAGTCTCTACTAAGACAGCTTATCCTGCTCCTGGAGTTGGATTGAGTGTCGTATTGGTAGACTTTGGTCTCAAACACTCCATCTTACGCGAACTATCTAAGCGTAACTGTAACGTGACCGTTGTTCCATACACAACAACAGCAGAAGAGATTCTCCATCTCCATCCTGACGGGGTCATGTTGTCAAACGGTCCAGGTAACCCAGAAGATGTTCCCCAGGCGCTCGATATGATTCGTGGTGTGCAAGGAAAAATTCCGATCTTTGGTATCTGTATGGGACATCAACTTTTTGCTATGGCAAATGGTGCTAAGACCTACAAGATGAAGTTTGGTCACCGTGGATTTAACCACGCGGTGCGTGAAATTGCAACAGGCCGAGTAGACTTTACTAGCCAGAACCATGGTTATGCGGTTAGCCGTGAGGATTTGCCAGAGCATTTGATTATTACCCACGAAGAAATCAATGACAAGTCAGTTGAGGGTGTGCGTCACAGATACCAACCAGGTTTCTCTGTGCAATTCCACCCAGATGCAGCTCCAGGACCGCACGATGCAAGCTATCTCTTTGATGAATTTATCGAAATGATGGAGTCGTTTAAATCTGCTAATCGCTGA
- a CDS encoding aspartate carbamoyltransferase catalytic subunit translates to MSENQQALQHVVSMEDLTVEQVMKLIKRGIEFKNGASASYEEQHIVSNLFFESSTRTHKSFEVAELKLGLDLLDFDVKTSSVNKGETLYDTILTLSALGVDACVIRHPEVDYYRELIASPTITTSIINGGDGSGQHPSQSLLDLMTIYEEFGHFEGLKVAIAGDLNHSRVAKSNMQILKRLGAELYFAGPEEWRSEEFEHYGRFVSIDEVIDQVDVMMFLRVQHERHEIVTGFSKEDYHIQHGLTQERYDRLKEKAILMHPAPVNRDVEIADHLVEAPKSRIVQQMTNGVFVRMAILESVLAYRKAK, encoded by the coding sequence ATGTCAGAAAATCAACAAGCTTTGCAACATGTCGTTTCTATGGAAGACCTTACTGTAGAACAAGTAATGAAATTGATTAAACGAGGAATCGAATTTAAAAACGGAGCGAGTGCTTCTTATGAGGAACAACATATCGTTTCCAACCTTTTCTTTGAAAGTTCAACTCGTACCCACAAATCCTTTGAGGTAGCAGAACTGAAACTTGGACTTGATCTTTTGGATTTCGATGTGAAGACCAGTTCAGTGAATAAGGGTGAAACACTCTATGACACAATCTTGACGCTGTCTGCACTTGGAGTGGATGCCTGTGTCATTCGTCACCCAGAGGTGGACTACTATAGAGAATTGATTGCTAGCCCGACCATCACAACTTCGATTATCAATGGTGGGGACGGTTCAGGGCAACACCCTAGCCAAAGTTTGCTTGATTTGATGACAATTTATGAAGAATTTGGACATTTTGAAGGTCTTAAGGTGGCCATCGCTGGCGACCTAAACCACTCTCGAGTAGCTAAGTCTAATATGCAAATTCTTAAACGCTTGGGAGCGGAGCTTTACTTTGCAGGTCCTGAGGAATGGAGAAGTGAGGAGTTTGAACATTACGGTCGCTTTGTATCAATTGATGAGGTGATTGATCAAGTAGATGTTATGATGTTTCTTCGTGTGCAGCATGAACGTCATGAAATTGTGACAGGATTTTCAAAAGAAGACTATCATATCCAGCATGGTTTGACACAAGAGCGCTATGACCGTTTGAAAGAAAAAGCAATCCTTATGCACCCGGCTCCAGTCAATCGTGACGTGGAAATCGCTGATCACTTGGTAGAAGCACCGAAATCACGTATTGTTCAGCAAATGACCAACGGTGTCTTTGTCAGAATGGCAATTTTAGAATCTGTGCTGGCCTATAGAAAAGCAAAATAA
- the pyrR gene encoding bifunctional pyr operon transcriptional regulator/uracil phosphoribosyltransferase PyrR, whose protein sequence is MRTKEVVDELTVKRAITRITYEIIERNKDLNRIVLAGIKTRGVFIAHRIQERLEQLENVSVPVVELDTKPFRDDVKSGEDTSVISVDVTDREVILVDDVLYTGRTIRAAIDNIVSHGRPARVSLAVLVDRGHRELPIRPDYVGKNIPTSRSEEIIVEMTELDGQDRVLITEQA, encoded by the coding sequence ATGAGGACAAAAGAAGTTGTAGACGAATTGACCGTCAAACGAGCGATTACTCGGATTACCTACGAGATTATCGAACGCAACAAAGATTTAAATAGAATCGTTCTGGCTGGGATTAAAACACGTGGAGTTTTCATCGCCCATCGTATCCAAGAACGTTTGGAGCAGTTAGAAAATGTCTCTGTTCCCGTAGTAGAATTGGATACTAAACCTTTCCGTGATGATGTCAAAAGTGGGGAAGATACCTCTGTAATCTCTGTTGATGTGACAGATCGAGAAGTCATTTTGGTGGATGATGTGCTCTATACAGGTCGTACTATTCGTGCAGCTATTGACAACATCGTCAGCCACGGTCGTCCTGCTCGTGTAAGTTTGGCAGTCTTGGTTGATCGTGGCCATAGAGAACTTCCAATCCGTCCGGACTATGTTGGAAAAAACATCCCAACCAGTCGTTCTGAAGAAATCATCGTAGAGATGACAGAACTAGATGGACAAGACAGAGTACTAATCACAGAACAAGCCTAA
- the nth gene encoding endonuclease III produces MVLSKKRARKVLEEIIALFPDAKPSLDFTNHFELLVAVMLSAQTTDAAVNKATPGLFAAFPTPQAMSVATESEIASHISRLGLYRNKAKFLKKCAQQLLDDFDGKVPQTREELESLAGVGRKTANVVMSVGFGIPAFAVDTHVERICKHHDIVKKSATPLEVEKRVMDILPPEKWLAAHQAMIYFGRAICHPKNPECDHYPQLYDFSSL; encoded by the coding sequence ATGGTCTTGTCAAAAAAACGAGCACGAAAGGTGCTAGAAGAAATCATTGCCCTCTTCCCAGACGCCAAACCCAGCCTTGATTTTACCAATCATTTTGAACTCCTGGTTGCGGTCATGTTGTCAGCTCAGACAACAGATGCTGCTGTCAACAAGGCTACACCAGGTCTCTTTGCAGCTTTTCCAACGCCTCAAGCCATGTCTGTCGCGACTGAAAGTGAAATTGCTTCGCACATTTCTCGCCTAGGACTTTATCGCAATAAGGCCAAGTTTCTAAAAAAATGTGCCCAACAGCTACTAGATGATTTTGATGGTAAAGTCCCTCAGACTCGCGAGGAATTAGAAAGTCTAGCGGGTGTTGGACGCAAAACAGCCAATGTAGTTATGAGTGTGGGCTTTGGAATTCCAGCCTTTGCAGTGGATACCCATGTTGAACGTATCTGCAAGCACCATGATATTGTTAAAAAATCAGCCACACCCCTTGAAGTAGAAAAACGTGTCATGGATATTCTGCCACCAGAGAAATGGTTGGCAGCCCATCAAGCCATGATTTACTTTGGACGGGCTATCTGTCATCCAAAGAACCCAGAATGCGATCACTATCCCCAATTATATGATTTTAGTTCGTTATAA
- a CDS encoding YceD family protein gives MKLNIQEIRKQPEGLHFEQTLDLVVDLRKRNQEILDVKDILVVGKVQYEDRLYFLDYQLSYTIVLASSRSMEPVELEESYPVTEVFMEGATNQLDQEVLDDDLVLPIENGEIDLAESVSDNILLNIPIKVLTAEEEAGQGFVSGNDWQIMTEEEYQAQQAVKKEENSPFAGLQGLFDGDE, from the coding sequence ATGAAGTTAAATATTCAAGAAATTCGTAAGCAGCCTGAAGGCCTACACTTTGAACAAACTTTAGACCTTGTCGTAGACTTGCGTAAACGTAATCAAGAAATTTTAGATGTCAAAGATATCCTAGTAGTGGGAAAGGTCCAGTACGAAGACCGTCTGTATTTCCTAGATTATCAGTTATCTTATACTATTGTCCTTGCTTCCAGCCGCAGTATGGAGCCAGTTGAGTTGGAGGAGTCTTATCCAGTGACAGAGGTCTTCATGGAAGGAGCAACCAACCAACTGGATCAAGAAGTTTTAGACGATGACTTGGTCTTGCCTATCGAAAATGGGGAAATCGACCTTGCTGAGAGCGTTTCCGATAATATCTTGCTCAATATTCCTATCAAAGTCTTAACAGCAGAAGAAGAAGCTGGTCAAGGTTTTGTGTCTGGAAATGACTGGCAAATCATGACTGAGGAAGAATACCAAGCCCAACAAGCAGTCAAGAAAGAAGAAAACAGTCCATTTGCTGGCTTGCAAGGACTATTTGACGGAGACGAATAA
- a CDS encoding ATP-binding cassette domain-containing protein: MHYGHSRKGKNMIKINHLTITQNKDLRDLISDLSMTIQDGEKVAIIGEEGNGKSTLLRALMGEALPDFTIKGDLQSDLQSLAYIPQKLAEDLKERSLHDYFFLDSTELDYSILYRLAEELHFDSDRFASDQEIGSLSGGEALKVQLIHELSKPFEVLFLDEPSNDLDLETVDWLKRQIQKMRQTVIFISHDEDFLSQTADTIVHLRLVKHRKEAETLVEHLDYDRYSEQRKASFARQSQQAANDQKAYDKTMEKHRRVKQNVETALRNTKNDVAGRLLAKKMKNVLSQEKRYEKAAQSMTQKPLEEEQIQLFFSDIQPLPASKALIRLEKENLSIGDRVLTQGLQLTIRGQEKIGIIGPNGVGKSTLLAKLQQILSDKREISLGFMPQDYHKKLELDLSPIAYLRKTGEKEELQKIQSHLASLNFSYPEMQHQIRSLSGGQQGKLLLLDLVLRKPNFLLLDEPTRNFSPTSQPEIRKLFASYPGGLITVSHDRRFLKEVCTSLYRLTENGLEVVDLQDL; this comes from the coding sequence ATGCACTATGGACATTCTAGAAAGGGCAAGAATATGATAAAAATCAATCATCTGACCATCACACAAAACAAAGATTTACGAGACCTTATATCTGACTTAAGCATGACTATCCAAGACGGGGAAAAGGTTGCTATTATTGGTGAAGAAGGAAATGGCAAATCAACCTTGCTACGAGCTTTAATGGGGGAAGCTTTGCCTGATTTCACTATCAAGGGAGACCTCCAGTCTGACCTTCAATCACTGGCCTACATTCCACAAAAGCTAGCTGAAGACCTGAAAGAAAGATCTCTACACGACTACTTCTTTTTGGATTCTACTGAATTAGACTACAGTATCCTCTATCGTTTGGCTGAGGAGTTACATTTTGATAGTGATCGCTTCGCTAGTGACCAAGAAATTGGCAGCCTCTCTGGAGGCGAAGCCTTAAAAGTTCAACTCATTCATGAATTGTCTAAACCTTTTGAAGTTCTATTTTTAGATGAACCTTCAAATGACTTAGACCTTGAGACTGTTGATTGGCTAAAAAGGCAGATACAGAAGATGAGGCAAACCGTTATTTTCATTTCCCATGATGAAGACTTTCTCTCTCAAACGGCAGATACTATTGTCCACTTACGACTGGTCAAGCATCGGAAAGAAGCGGAAACGCTAGTAGAGCATTTAGACTATGATCGCTACAGTGAGCAGAGAAAGGCTAGTTTTGCCAGACAAAGCCAGCAAGCTGCTAACGACCAGAAAGCCTATGACAAAACCATGGAAAAACATCGCCGAGTTAAGCAAAATGTAGAAACTGCCTTACGTAACACTAAAAATGATGTTGCTGGGCGCCTACTGGCTAAGAAGATGAAAAATGTTCTCTCTCAAGAAAAGCGCTACGAAAAGGCAGCTCAGTCCATGACCCAAAAGCCGCTTGAAGAAGAACAAATCCAACTTTTCTTCTCAGATATACAACCATTACCAGCTTCTAAAGCCTTAATCCGACTGGAAAAGGAAAATTTGTCCATTGGCGACCGAGTTTTAACTCAAGGACTTCAACTAACTATCCGTGGTCAAGAAAAAATCGGTATCATCGGCCCCAATGGCGTTGGGAAATCGACACTGTTAGCTAAGTTGCAGCAAATACTAAGCGACAAAAGAGAAATTTCGCTTGGTTTTATGCCACAAGATTACCACAAAAAACTGGAATTGGATCTATCTCCTATAGCCTACCTCAGAAAAACTGGGGAAAAAGAGGAACTACAGAAAATCCAATCTCACTTAGCCAGTCTCAATTTCAGCTATCCAGAAATGCAGCACCAAATTCGCTCCTTATCTGGTGGTCAACAGGGCAAACTCCTACTTTTGGATTTAGTGTTACGCAAACCAAACTTTCTCCTTCTGGATGAGCCTACACGAAATTTTTCTCCTACTTCTCAACCTGAAATCAGAAAACTCTTTGCCTCTTATCCTGGTGGTCTGATCACTGTTTCGCATGACAGACGCTTCTTAAAAGAGGTCTGTACGAGTCTCTATCGTTTGACAGAAAATGGTTTGGAAGTTGTTGATTTACAAGATTTATAA
- the htpX gene encoding zinc metalloprotease HtpX, whose protein sequence is MLFDQIASNKRKTWILLLVFFLLLALVGYAVGYLFMRSGLGGMIIALIIGLIYALTMIFQSTEIVMSMNGAREVDEQTAPDLYHVVEDMAMVAQIPMPRVFIIEDSSLNAFATGSNPQNAAVAATSGLLAIMNREELEAVMGHEVSHIRNYDIRISTIAVALASAITLLSSMAGRMMWWGGAGRRRSDDDRDGNGLEIIMLVISLLAIVLAPLAATLVQLAISRQREFLADASSVELTRNPQGMINALRKLDNSEPMHHHVDDASSALHINDPKKGGGLQKLFYTHPPISERIERLKQM, encoded by the coding sequence ATGTTGTTTGATCAAATTGCGAGCAATAAACGAAAAACCTGGATTTTGTTGCTGGTTTTCTTCCTACTCTTGGCCTTAGTTGGTTATGCGGTAGGCTATCTTTTTATGCGTTCAGGTCTTGGCGGCATGATTATTGCTTTGATTATCGGTCTTATCTACGCTCTGACCATGATCTTTCAATCGACAGAGATTGTCATGTCTATGAATGGGGCGCGTGAGGTTGATGAGCAAACAGCACCAGACCTCTACCATGTAGTAGAAGATATGGCCATGGTCGCTCAGATTCCCATGCCGCGTGTTTTCATCATTGAGGATTCTTCTTTAAATGCCTTTGCAACAGGTTCCAATCCTCAGAATGCAGCAGTCGCAGCCACTTCGGGTCTTCTGGCTATCATGAATCGTGAGGAGCTAGAAGCTGTTATGGGGCATGAAGTCAGTCATATCCGAAACTACGATATCCGCATTTCGACCATTGCTGTCGCCCTTGCCAGTGCCATTACCCTTCTGTCTAGTATGGCAGGACGGATGATGTGGTGGGGTGGCGCTGGTCGCAGACGAAGTGACGACGATCGAGATGGAAATGGATTGGAGATTATCATGCTTGTTATCTCTCTCTTAGCCATTGTTCTGGCACCTCTCGCAGCAACCTTGGTGCAACTAGCCATTTCCCGTCAGAGGGAATTTTTGGCGGATGCATCCAGTGTGGAGCTGACTCGCAATCCTCAAGGGATGATCAATGCCTTGCGCAAGTTGGACAATAGCGAGCCGATGCATCACCATGTTGACGATGCCAGCAGCGCTCTGCACATCAATGATCCCAAGAAAGGTGGCGGACTACAAAAACTCTTTTATACCCACCCACCTATCTCAGAACGAATCGAACGCTTGAAACAAATGTAA
- a CDS encoding LemA family protein, whose translation MIWIILGVLALIVIFVIVSYNGLVKNRMQTKEAWSQIDVQLKRRNDLLPNLIETVKGYAKYEGSTLEKVTELRRQVAAATSPAEAMKASDALTRQISGIFAVAENYPDLKASANFIKLQEELTNTENKISYSRQLYNSVVSNYNVKLESFPSNIIAGLFSFKAADFLQTPDEEKAVPKVDFSGLGD comes from the coding sequence ATGATTTGGATTATTCTTGGAGTTTTGGCTCTGATTGTTATTTTTGTGATTGTTAGCTATAACGGTTTGGTTAAAAATCGTATGCAGACCAAGGAGGCTTGGAGCCAGATCGATGTTCAGTTGAAGCGTCGTAATGATCTTCTCCCAAACTTGATTGAAACAGTCAAAGGCTATGCGAAATATGAAGGTTCTACCTTGGAAAAGGTGACAGAACTTCGTAGACAAGTAGCCGCAGCAACTTCACCAGCAGAAGCTATGAAGGCCAGTGATGCCCTTACTCGCCAGATTTCTGGTATCTTTGCAGTAGCAGAGAATTACCCAGACTTGAAAGCTAGTGCTAACTTTATCAAATTGCAAGAAGAGTTGACCAATACAGAAAATAAAATTTCTTACTCTCGCCAACTCTACAACAGTGTTGTCAGCAACTACAATGTAAAACTTGAAAGCTTCCCAAGTAATATTATCGCGGGACTATTTAGCTTTAAAGCTGCAGACTTCCTTCAAACACCAGACGAGGAAAAGGCAGTTCCTAAAGTTGACTTTAGCGGTTTAGGTGACTAA
- the rsmG gene encoding 16S rRNA (guanine(527)-N(7))-methyltransferase RsmG codes for MKPETFYSLLAEQNIPLSDQQKNQFERYFELLVEWNEKINLTAITDKEEVYLKHFYDSIAPILQGLISNETIKLLDIGAGAGFPSLPMKILYPQLDVTIIDSLNKRINFLQLLAQELDLDGVHFYHGRAEDFAQDKNFRAQFDMVTARAVARMQVLSELTIPYLKVGGKLLALKASNAPEELLEAKNALNLLFSKVEDNLSYALPNGDPRYITVVEKKKETPNKYPRKAGMPNKRPL; via the coding sequence ATGAAACCAGAAACATTTTACAGCCTACTAGCTGAGCAAAATATTCCACTTTCGGACCAGCAAAAGAACCAATTTGAACGGTATTTTGAACTCTTGGTCGAGTGGAATGAAAAGATTAATTTGACGGCTATTACAGACAAGGAAGAAGTTTATCTCAAACATTTTTATGATTCGATTGCACCTATCCTGCAGGGTTTGATTTCAAATGAAACTATCAAACTTCTTGATATCGGAGCGGGGGCAGGATTTCCAAGTCTGCCGATGAAAATTCTCTATCCTCAGTTAGATGTGACCATCATTGATTCGCTAAATAAACGCATCAACTTCCTTCAGCTTTTGGCTCAGGAACTGGATTTGGATGGTGTTCACTTCTACCATGGACGAGCAGAAGACTTTGCCCAAGACAAGAACTTTCGTGCCCAGTTTGATATGGTAACGGCTCGCGCGGTGGCCCGCATGCAGGTCTTGTCTGAACTGACCATTCCCTACCTTAAAGTTGGCGGAAAACTATTGGCACTCAAGGCCAGCAATGCTCCTGAGGAATTGCTAGAAGCCAAGAATGCCCTCAACCTCCTTTTTAGTAAGGTCGAAGACAATCTCAGCTACGCCCTGCCAAATGGAGATCCACGCTATATCACAGTCGTCGAAAAGAAAAAGGAGACGCCTAACAAGTACCCAAGAAAGGCTGGCATGCCTAATAAACGCCCGCTTTAA